The sequence TTCCCTGCGCTGAGTTCGATCTCGTCATTGAACCCTGACTTTGAGAAAGCATCGATTATCTCTACTTCTGTATCGATATCGACCTCATCTATAAGGCCTGCATGTTCACCCCAGAGGGCTATCCTTATCCTGCCAGTATCATCAGAAACATAGATGTTGGAGACACTGTTCTCAGTGCCGTCGTCGCGGGTAAAGTCACGGCGCTCCCCTATGCCGGAAACGGATCCCTTGATGGAGTATGATTCCCCGGGGATGATGTCGGAAATGGGGGTGAAGTTCTCGGAGTATGCGATCTCCTTGTCTGTCTTTTTCACAATGGTGCGGTTACCCACCTGCACCTCCACCTGCTGGCTGAAGTTATTCTCCCTGGCGTAGGCGTTGATGATCTCGATGGAATCATTGATCCTTAAGCCCGACAGCAGATCGGTCTTCTCATCCCAGAGGGTGACCCTGATCTTCCCGGTATCGTCGCCCACGGTTATATTGGTAACCCTGCCCGTGGAGCCGTCCTTACGGTTGAATGTTCTGATGTCGGCGATATCCAGAACCCTTGCCCTGAGATTAAGGTCGCCCATGCCGTTCTTTATGTCGCTTATCTTTGTGGAGGCGACAGATGCCTCAACCTTCTCATCCGTCTCGCACAGCACTCCGTTATTGCCGACATTCACTTCAACACCGGAATAGCCTTCCTTCACATAGCCGCTGATCTGGAATGTCTGTCCGACCGATATATCCCCGGTCTTTACAAGGTCTGCCTTGTCATCCCAGAGAGTCAGGCGTATGGAACCCGTCTCATCAGCAACGAT comes from Methanolobus chelungpuianus and encodes:
- a CDS encoding OB-fold nucleic acid binding domain-containing protein, whose product is MDEIIEIYKKQKLSGIIKQEDFLERVGEKVNQMGGLCDNRTAAMLVAHDLGAGDTGEGTGSEVHKVADIAPGTGNVRLIARVMTVFPAKEFNRNDGTIGRVANLIVADETGSIRLTLWDDKADLVKTGDISVGQTFQISGYVKEGYSGVEVNVGNNGVLCETDEKVEASVASTKISDIKNGMGDLNLRARVLDIADIRTFNRKDGSTGRVTNITVGDDTGKIRVTLWDEKTDLLSGLRINDSIEIINAYARENNFSQQVEVQVGNRTIVKKTDKEIAYSENFTPISDIIPGESYSIKGSVSGIGERRDFTRDDGTENSVSNIYVSDDTGRIRIALWGEHAGLIDEVDIDTEVEIIDAFSKSGFNDEIELSAGNRTRIVVL